The genomic interval ATTGAAGGAACTGTTAAAGACCCAGCTGGATACCCTGTTATCGGGGCGAATATTTCCATAAAGAAAAACTTCCAATCAGCTTTGAAACAGATGATCGGGGTCGATTTAAAATTTCTCTTCCCGATGGTTCAAACATTTTGACTTTCAGTTATACAGGATTTCAAACTTTAGAGCAGGATGTTTCAGCACAAGCTTTCATAGAAGTTGTTTTGCAGGAAGGCCTCTTGTTGGAGGAAGCACTTGTAACGGCTCTGGGTATCAGAAAGGATGAACGTTCGTTAGGATTCGGAGTTGAAAAAATAAAAGGAGACGAACTCACCACCGTACCACAAGCCAACTTCGTTAATCTTTTATCAGGTCGCGCTGCGGGTGTGACTGTGTTGGGTTCAGCGGGTGGTAATCTGGGTGGATCTTCAAGAATTACCATACGAGGATTGAGATCCATAATTGGGGAAAATCAACCTTTGTTCGTAGTCGACGGTGTGCCTATGGACAATTCCAATTTCACTAATATTAGTCAGATAAAAGCAGATGGAAGTGGAACAGTATATGAAAGTCAAAGAGACTATGGAAATGCCATACAGGATCTCAATCCGGAGGATATTGATAACATCAGTATATTAAAGGTCAAGCAGCTGCTGCTCTGTACGGATCTCGCGGAGCCAACGGTGTGATCATTGTCAATACTAAAAAAGCCTCTCGAGATCAAAAAGGTCTAGGTATCACCATCAGCAGTAGCATTACATTTGATAAAGTTGCTGTATTTCCGAAATTTCAAAAGAATATGGAGGGGGTGCGAATCTCTTTCCAAGAGGTTATAAGGATGCTTCGGGATTTTATAAGATCCCTTTTATTGAGTTTGGCCCAAATGGTGATACTGTCGGGATTTTTCAATCTTTCGACCTTGTTCCCCTTTATTTCGTTGACGAAAGCAGTGGCACTCGATTTCAAACGGGTACTGATGAGCATTTTAAAAACCTCGATGATTTTACCATTAATGGGCATGACCAATATCTTTTTATTAATGGATATGGAAACAACCAAAACCAATTGTATTTCAGAGATTGGAACAGTTGGGATAGCTGGGATACAGAACATTTTGGAAAAAGCCGTCTGTGGGAAGTTGGAGATGATCCCATGGATTTTTTGAAACAGGCGTAAGTACCCAGCAAAGTATCTCAATCGAAAAAGCCAACGATAAATCTGCTTACCGTTTGGCGTATCATCGTTTTGATCAGAAAGGTATTTATCCCAATTCTAAATTGGGAAGAAATCATTTTGTATTCAGCGGGAATCTGGAACTGTCGGATAAATTGAATATTTCGACTTCTGTAAATTATGTAAATAGTGAAAACAAAGGACGTTCAGCTTCTACTTATGATTTTCGCGGGGGCTTCAATCCCGCTCAAAATTTTTCGCAATGGTGGCAAACACAATTGCGATTTGATGATTTAAAGACTTATGAAAATCCGGATGGCAGTATGCGCACCTGGAATCGCCAATCTGCGGACAATCCAAGACCACAATATTGGGACAATCCCTATTGGTCGAGATATAAGAATTTTCAAACGGATGGACGGGATCGTATTTTTGGAAATGTTACGGTAAACTACGCCATCACAGACTGGTTACAAATCAGAGGAAGATTATTGAATGACTTTTATTATGAAAAAGAGAAGAACGAATTGCCCATGGCAGTCTACTCGAATCGCAATATACGCTTGACGAATTTTATGTAAATGAACTGAATACCGACCTTCAGCTACAGCTTGAACGCAAAATTTATAAGGAATTTTTTGTGACGGCTGTTCTAGGCGCTAACAAATTAAAAAATCACTGGAAAGAGATTTTGGAGCAACTATTGGCGGATTGACCATACCAGGAATTTACCGTCTCCAAAATTCAAAACAGGGTCCTTTGATTCAAAATATCCATTCAGAAAGGGAATTGGAGAGCTTTTACGGATCATTCTCTTTTGCATGGAAAAATAAATTATATCTTGAATTAACTGGGCGGCAAGACTGGTCCAGCACTTTGCCGGTCAATAACAATGCATACTTTTATCCATCAGCTTCATTCAGTTATGTATTCTCTGACGATCTGATAATTCCAAATTTGAGCTTTGGAAAGTTGCGGCTGGCCTGGGCGAAGGTTGGCTCTGATGGGGACCCCTATAGCCTTTATAAAACGTATGTTGGAAATCCAAATTTTGGAAACTATGCCAATTACACGGTCAGTAATACCTTGAATAAAAGTGATCTTACACCTGAACAAACACAATCTCTGGAAGTGGGTTTTGACCTTCGATTTTTTAAAGACCGCGCTGCTATAGATATGTGTTTTTATACTGGAAAAACGCTGGATCAAATTATTCCACTAACCAGTTCCGCTACTACTGGATTCACTCGGCAATTCATCAATGCAGGCGAGATCAGTAATATAGGTTTTGAATTGGTGTTGCACGGAATACCTATTCGAAAAACAAACTTCAGTTGGGGAATAGATTTCCAATTTGGAAAAAATAATAATAAAGTGGTTTCTCTTGTGCCAGAGGATCAAAGCATCCAATCTTACCCTTAGCAAGTCCCGGAGCCGTAAGCATTCAAGCGCAGATCGGACAACCTTATGGCACGATATTCGGCTATAATTATTTGTACGACAAAGCTGGAAATAAACTCATTGATCCCAATACGGGATTTTATCTAAAATCTAATTCTGTAATGCCTATTGGAAATATCAGTCCCGATTTTACAGGGGGAATCACCAATAGTTTTAGATGGAAAAATTTTGATTTTAAATTTTTTTATTGATTTTCGCAAAGGTGGGGATATCGTTTCTTTTACCAATGCCACGGGTATTTACTCAGGATTATTTGAAGAGACAGCACAAAGAAATTATAATGAAAGTGAAATCGTGTACGATGGGATTTATGCAGTTCTGGATAATGAGGGTCGTCCAATTCTGGAAGGCGGGTCCGGAACAGAAACCCTTACTGATGATTATTACAAGACCAATGGAGAGAAAAATATATCTCGTGTCAGTTATGATGATCATAAATTTTTTGATGGATTTTTTCATATTCAAAAAAGGTATGTTTATGATGCCTCTTTTATCAAACTTCGCGAAATTTCCATTCGCTATAATCTCAAGGCAAAATGGCTTGAGAGAGCAGGTCTAACAGATGTTAGTATTGCGATTGTATCAAGAAATGTTGCCATATTACACAAAAATCTACCTCACATCGATCCTGAAATGGCAGTAAGTACGAGCAACATCTACGGAAATGAAGGTGGTGCCGTTCCTTCAACGAGGTCTATTGGTTTTAACCTGAAATTCAAATTTTAATTGCTAAAACTATATCCAGCATGAAATCAAAGCTAATTCAAATGCATATCCATTCAATCCATAAAATCAAAGCAATCATAGTCCTCATCATTTTCATAGTCTCTTCGTGTGGCAAAGATTTTGGCGACATCAATGTCGACCCAAACAATCCACGTATTGTGCGACCGGAAGTCTTGATGACCGGAGCTCAAAAAGTGCTTGCGGATGGCGTTTTTGCAGGAGTGAATGCAACCGGAATTACCAACCTGGCTTTACCCGAATTATTGGCTCAGAGTTGGACACAAAATAATTACACAGATGTTTGCAGATATGCTATTGGAGGATTTGCTAAATGTATTTTTTTGAGGCGTTTTACGCCGGAGTGCTACAAGACATGGCCGATATAGAAGAAACGATTACCAATCATCCGGGATTGGATCCATCTGCAGATAAAAACAAAAAGGCAATTGCAAAGGTGCTTCGCTGTTATACATTTCAGTTGATGACGGATGTTTTTGGTCCCGTTCCTATCAGGAAGCTTTAAAGGGCGATAAAAATAAAACTCCTGCTTATGCCAGTCAAAGAGAAATTTACTTTGGTATTCTGGATGAACTACATCAAGCAATATTAGATATGGATGAAAGTGCCGGAAGTTATGGAGGAGCGGACATCATTTATTCGGGCGATGTAAGCAAGTGGAAAAAATTTGCACATTCGCTCATTCTGCGAATTTCAATGAGAATGAGTGATGTCGAACCAGAAAAAGCAAAACTGGAATTTGAGAAAGCATTTGCACAGGGCTTCTTGAACAATCTTGATCATGCTTGTTTTAAATATTTGAGTACATTTCCTAATAATAACCCGCTTCACCAGCAAAGAATAGAACGTGGGGATGCTGACTTGGGTCTTTCGGACATTTTGATCGATAAAACCTTAAAACCACTGAATGACCCAAGGCTTGCTGTTTGGGGAGATGTGAGAACAAACGGGGTGGTTATTTCGGAAGGCCCTATGGACAAACTAGCAACAATGCTGCAATTTCTTCAGACAATTACTCCCAGCCCAGCGGCTCTTTTGTAACGAACAACCGTTTGTCGAGTTTCCGTCCATTTGATATCCTTAGGCCGGAAGCTTATGCCTGTCTTATGAATTACAGCGAAGTTTGCTTTCTGGCTGCCGAAGGGCATAGAACGAGGTTGGTCCATTGGTGGGACGTCCGAAGATTGGTACAATAAAGCGATCATCGCTTCTTTTGAAGAATGGGGAATTATGGACGTTCAGATGGCAGAAGATTATTTGAAACAAACTGAGGTGAATTATGCGACAGCTGCCGGTGATTGGAATCAAAAAATTGGTGTTCAAAAATGGCTGTCTTTATTTATGCAGGGATTTCAGGCCTGGACCGAATGGCGAAGACTGGATTTTCAAAAATTGGAGGCTCCGGTAGATGGTGCGATTGGAGAAATTGGAATGCATCCGGCTCCCCTTCGATTGGTTTACCCATCAGCTGAGCAAACCCTAAATGCCAGAAATTATTTTAAGGCTTTAGATTTGCTTAAAGGGGAAGATAAATTAAGCACAAGAGTGTGGTGGGATGTTAAATGATACATTGATTTCGGTTAATATGAGACATGGTGTAGTATTAATAGAATAGATCAATGAAGTTTATTTTGAAATGATGATATTTTACAAATTACCGCGGCGAAAGATTCTCAAACATGTAATCAATTCTATATTCTCATGCATAATTGTGCTTTATTATAGTTGTTTTTTTATTGCCGCTCAAAAAGGAGTGAACCTTCTAACAACTAACAACCATCAACGAGCATCTAATTCAAACACATTTGCGGTAGTCGTTGGCATTTCCAATTATCACGATAAAGGTATTCCAGATTTAAAATACGCCCACCGCGATGCCATAGCGTTTGTAGATTGGTTGAAGGGAACGGGTATGGTAAAGGTTCCGGAAGACCACATACAATTACTCATTGATTCTATGGCGACCCGGGCCCAATTCAATGCAGCATTGGATGGAATTTTGGATCAAGCCCGGGAAGGAGACTTAGTTTACCTTTATTTTTCAGGGCATGGGGATGTTGAAACAAAAACCATAGCAAAATTCGGTTATTTATTGTGTTACGATTCGCCTCCAAATAATTATGCGGCGGGTGCATTTTCATTAGATTATTTACAGGCAATCGTTTCGACTTTGGCAAGCAATAAAACAAAAGTGGTTGTCATTGCGGATGCTTGTCATGCTGGTAAATTGGCGGGAAGTAATGTTCTGGGATCCAGACTGACAAGTACTGAATTGGTCCGACAATATGCAAATGAAATCAAGATCCTTTCCTGTCAACCCAATGAAACAAGTGTGGAAGGAGAATACTGGGGCGGAGGCAGAGGGGTGTTCAGTTATTATCTCACAGATGGACTTTCTGGATTTGCTGATCAAAATGAAGATCGTCAGATCAAGTTGATGGAACTGGCAAATTACTTACAAACGAATGTAAGTCGGGACGTTGATCCACATAAGCAAATACCGGTCATAGCAGGGGACCTGTCAGAGACCATCAACTTGGTGGACGAGAAACAATTCCTTGCCATGATGAACGAAAAAAAATTTCCAAAAATCTTAGACATGTGGATACAAGGGGAATTGAGGAACAAACATTGGCACAGCTCGACTCTGTAACGCGTTCAAATTATTTTGAGTTTAAAAATAAACTGAACACGCATGAGTTTTTTTGCAGCTCAAATAATTCAACAAATTGTGCTGATCAATTGTACAAAGGGCTTCTTAATGTAGCAACCTTAAAACCACTTCATGCACTGATGCGTCGCAATTATGC from Saprospiraceae bacterium carries:
- a CDS encoding TonB-dependent receptor plug domain-containing protein, which encodes MTFSYTGFQTLEQDVSAQAFIEVVLQEGLLLEEALVTALGIRKDERSLGFGVEKIKGDELTTVPQANFVNLLSGRAAGVTVLGSAGGNLGGSSRITIRGLRSIIGENQPLFVVDGVPMDNSNFTNISQIKADGSGTVYESQRDYGNAIQDLNPEDIDNISILKVKQLLLCTDLAEPTV
- a CDS encoding TonB-dependent receptor — translated: MIQNIHSERELESFYGSFSFAWKNKLYLELTGRQDWSSTLPVNNNAYFYPSASFSYVFSDDLIIPNLSFGKLRLAWAKVGSDGDPYSLYKTYVGNPNFGNYANYTVSNTLNKSDLTPEQTQSLEVGFDLRFFKDRAAIDMCFYTGKTLDQIIPLTSSATTGFTRQFINAGEISNIGFELVLHGIPIRKTNFSWGIDFQFGKNNNKVVSLVPEDQSIQSYP
- a CDS encoding SusD/RagB family nutrient-binding outer membrane lipoprotein; translation: MLYISVDDGCFWSRSYQEALKGDKNKTPAYASQREIYFGILDELHQAILDMDESAGSYGGADIIYSGDVSKWKKFAHSLILRISMRMSDVEPEKAKLEFEKAFAQGFLNNLDHACFKYLSTFPNNNPLHQQRIERGDADLGLSDILIDKTLKPLNDPRLAVWGDVRTNGVVISEGPMDKLATMLQFLQTITPSPAALL
- a CDS encoding SusD/RagB family nutrient-binding outer membrane lipoprotein; its protein translation is MTAKFAFWLPKGIERGWSIGGTSEDWYNKAIIASFEEWGIMDVQMAEDYLKQTEVNYATAAGDWNQKIGVQKWLSLFMQGFQAWTEWRRLDFQKLEAPVDGAIGEIGMHPAPLRLVYPSAEQTLNARNYFKALDLLKGEDKLSTRVWWDVK
- a CDS encoding caspase family protein yields the protein MNLLTTNNHQRASNSNTFAVVVGISNYHDKGIPDLKYAHRDAIAFVDWLKGTGMVKVPEDHIQLLIDSMATRAQFNAALDGILDQAREGDLVYLYFSGHGDVETKTIAKFGYLLCYDSPPNNYAAGAFSLDYLQAIVSTLASNKTKVVVIADACHAGKLAGSNVLGSRLTSTELVRQYANEIKILSCQPNETSVEGEYWGGGRGVFSYYLTDGLSGFADQNEDRQIKLMELANYLQTNVSRDVDPHKQIPVIAGDLSETINLVDEKQFLAMMNEKKFPKILDMWIQGELRNKHWHSSTL